A segment of the Elaeis guineensis isolate ETL-2024a chromosome 6, EG11, whole genome shotgun sequence genome:
CAGGAAACCGACCTCATTAGAAAATCGAGGTTATCAAAAGGTCAATCTCATCAGAAAGTTGAAGATCGACCTCATTAGGAGGCCGACCTTATCGGAAGACTGAGATCATCAGGAAGTCGATCAAAAGATCGAGGTCATCAGAAAGCCGATCTCATCAACATCTGAATAAGTGGCATCAGATCATTATCTGAGACAAAAGTATACTCAGGTCACATCGGCCCGAGACTGACCTGCTTCTTCAATATTATCTGCTAATCGATTTGATCCAGAACTGCTAGTAAGTGAAACTTTCACCTCGATCAGATTCTGATCTCCATCACCTTACGTCGGTTTCTGACCGATCTACCCTAATTCAGATATTTATTTATATCAGTCATTCCATATTGGTCTATTACCGACGTGCTATCAGAAGTATAGATAGTTATCTGACAACTATCATTCAGCTCATCCGTAACTACCTTTCGATTGTATTCCAACTCATTTATTATATGGGTGGCCATCCTACATCTTTGCACAGCTGACCATTCTATTACAACAACCAAACGGCCTAACAAATCTCAAATAGTCTAATAGATTTCTAATGGCCTAACAATCTAACAGATCTATAACGACCAAACAAATTTTTCTTAAGACCTAAGTGAGTTCCTTCTATAAAAAGGGACAAAGTGCTCTCCAGAAAGAAGGTCAAGTTTAAGCTAAGTTTGAACTCACAGAGAcaaaattctatcaaaattttcaCTGAGAAATCAGAGTTCTCTCCACTTAGAGTTCATTTTACTTCTCTCCACTCACAAACTCTCATTTCTTgctttctatttctctattttcaCTACCTATTATCAAGGCCCcagctgacttaagtatcggaaggTCCTAAACTGGAGGGCATCCCACGATTTTgagatttcttttatagattctgCTCACAGTTCACGTCGGCACAtctctcagctctccagatcggTTCAACATCGACCTCACTTTCGAAGTCTTATCGCAACAGATTGACGTTAGAGGAAGCGGATCTGACAATTTTTAGTAAAAAATGATGAACAAGAAAACATTGATTCATCCTCCACCTGCCTCATCTTCTCTTGGGGAGGCTCAAGAAGTCATCCAACCATCAGTTATCGATGATCCTCAGTCATTCAGTCTCCTTGTCTAGCAAGTTCAAGCCCTCACTACTGTGGTACAACAGCTCCAGCATACCACTGAGCAGCAGCAGCGAGAATCAACTCCTCAAATGGTTCAATCTTTCTATTCCCAGTAACCAGCCTCTCAGAATCCTTACCACAATCATGCTCTGGATCTCACTGATCAATCCTAGAGAGCAGTATCATTTGCTTCAAGCAgaaagatgaatttgaaagaaggTCTTGGACGAAAGATCTAAGATCTTGAGAAGAAGCTGATGGAGATTCAAATAGACAATTCACAGGATGGGAGAAATTTCAGCTTGCAATCTCCCTTCTCTCGACAAATCCTTGATGAATCGATTCTTATTTGATTCAAGATGCCTGCTGTGGAGTCATTCGACGGCTCCACTAACCATTTGGATCATTTGGAAGGTTTTAGAACTATCATGAGGCTGCAAGGGACATCTAATGTCCTATTCTGTATCGTCTTCCCCATTACTCTCAAAAAATCTGTAACAATCTGATTCTCTGGCCTTcagtcaggatttatttttttttttgaacagttAGCCAAATTGTTCATCACTTATTTCGGCAACAACAGAGTTCACCTGAAAAATACTAACAGTCTTTTTACTGTGAAGCAACAAAAAGGTGAATCTCTGTAGGATTATGCTGCACGCTTTAATACAGCTACTCTGAAACTTAAAAACTTCAATGAGTCCGTTGCTATGGCAGCTTTGAAGCAAGGACTCAAAAGCAACCGTCTGATTTTCTCCCTCAACAAGAACTATTCAGATAATTATGAACAAATGCTCATCCGAGTACGAAAATATGCACAgactgaagaagaagaaagcatatTCCATCAGGCAAGAAAGGAAAAAGATGGAAAAAAAGGCATCAGGAAGAAGATCGTGAAAAGCAACAAAATAATACTGATCGACctcaaaaaaatctgaggtcCAGAAGCCCACATTCGAGGTCCACTTTGCTGTTTGCCCCTCGAACTCAGATACTGATTGAGGTTGAGGGACAGGGATATCTTTGCCAACCTAATCCTTTGAGGGCTCTATCAGAAAAAAGACACATAAGAAAATACTACCGTTACCACCGGGGCCATGGCCATGATACTAAGAAATGCCGACAATTGAAGAATGAAATTGAGGCACTGATACGTCGAGGTCAACTTGGCAAGTATGTCTGAAATCGGACTAACCAAATAgcctaaaatttttcataaagatGATCTAATTCTCTGACAAGCTAAGGTCTCAAAGCCATAGAATAAGAAAAACTcactccgaactgggaaggaccataTCGGATTATCAAAATAATTCGCTCAGGagtttatcgaattaaaaatctaGATGGTACGACCATTTCAAGAACGTGGAATGCTGAAAATATCGAAATATATTATCAATGAGatcttttcaataaaaaatttaatttttatcttgataAAGATAATGTTCTAGTCAAAGTTTCTGTTGAAGAATCTTGCTTCATCCaaatcagatcaatgaaatctgaCAAAAGAAGTTAGAAAAGTCGTGATGAGGTCATAAAAATTTCGAGATGAGGTCGAAAGAGCTCACGATAAGGCCGTAACAATTTTGAAATGAGGTCAAAAATGCCACATTgaggccacaaaaatttcaattgATAGGACAACCTGATGTGAGAAAGCCGATATCCGGATCGAGCTTAAGTCCAGATGGATAAAAATGAAAGTCGATCTCCGAATCGAGCTTAAATCCAGATGAATTAAGATGAAAAGCCAACTTCAAATCAAGCTTCAGTCTGGATGGATCAAGATAAAAAGTCGATCTTCGGATCGAGCTTAAGCTCCGAAGGATCAAAAAAAAATCGATCTCCGGATCGAGCTTAAGTCtccaaagaacaaaaaaaaaagtcaatCTCTCGATCGAACTTAAGCCCTGAAGGATCAAGAAGAAAAGTTGATCTTCGGATTGAGCTTAAGCCCCAAAGGGTGAAGAAAAAAAATCGATCTCTTGATCGAGCTTAAGTCCCAATAGAATCAAAAATCTGATCTTCGAATTGGTTTAAAGCCCTGAATGGTCCAAGTCCCTATGAGGACCAAAATACAAATCTCCAGGTCGAGATAAGTCCCGATTGGACCAATGTCCCGAAAGGATTAAGATAAAAAATGAGATATCTGATCTCTGAGTTGGACCTCATCAAAAATTCAAAGTCCTGATTGGACCAAAGTCCCAAAAGGATCAAGATCAAAAGTGAGATATCTGATTTTTGGATTGAACCTCATCAAAATTTGAAATCCTGATTGGACCAAAGTTCCGACAAGACCAAGATCAAAAGTGAGATATCCAATCTCCGAAATTgatctcataaaaaaaatattgaatgaGATACCAAAGATTGAAATCCTATCAGATATACAGGAGATCCGATCTACCCACTTCGATCTCAAGTGGAAGGATGTACTGGTTCGCTTGAATCAAACGACATGGATTCGTCACCTCAGATaagttgaaaattttttcatatattgctTCTTTCATTCGAAGTGACCTCTTCGGACTCAGAAGTGGGATGCCAATATTGTGGGATCTTACTAACTCAGCTGATATCCTCGAGACTCATACTCAAGAGTTCTTGGATTGACAATGGATACTGATTTAAGGCTCGACTGTGGAGCTCATCAAAACATCAAGATTATCGAACGATCGACCTCATTAGAAGACCAAGGTCATCAAAAGGCCGACCTCATCAGGAGGTCAATCTCATCAGAAAGCTGAAGGCCGACCTTATTAGGAGCCAATCTCATCAGCAGGCTAACaaccgacctcatcagaaggttGAAATTATCATAAGATCGATCAGAGGACCAAGGTCATCAGAAAGCCAACATCATCAATATTTGGATACATGGCATCAGATCATTATCTGAGATAAAAGCCCTCTCAGGTCACATCGGCTCGAGACCGATTTGTTTCTCCAATATTATCTGCTAATTGGTTTGATCCAGAGCTGCAAGCAGAACTCTCACTCTGTCAGATTCTGATCTCCATCATCTTACGTCGGTTTCTGACCGACCTGATTACTGACACTCAAGACATGGTGCCCAGTTCAGATATTTACTGATATCAGTCATTCTACATCGGTTTATTACCGACATGCTATTAGAAATATGGATGGTTATTTGATAACTGTTATCCAGCTCAGCTGTAATTGTCTTTCAATTATATTCCAGCTTATTTACTATGTGGACGGTCGCTCCACGATCTTTGCACAGCTAGCCATTCTATTACAATAACCAAACGGTCTAACAGATCTCTAATGGCCTCACAACTTAATAGATTTCTAACAGCTTAACAGATCTCTAACGGCGTAACAAACTTTCCTTAAGACCTACGCGAGTTTTCTCtataaaaagaaacaaaatactCTCTGAAAGAAAAGTTAAATCTAAACTAAGTCTGAACTCACAAAAATAAGACTTTACTAAAATTTTCACTGAGAACCAGAGTTCTCTCCATTTAGAGTTCATTCTACTTCTCTCCACTCACAAACTCTCATTTTTTGCTTTCTACTTCTCTATTTCTATTACATATTCTTAAGGTCCcgtctgacttaagcattggaggatcctAAGCCAGAGGGCACCTCACGATTTTGAGATTTCTTTTGTAGATTTTGCTCGCGGTTCACGTCGGTGCATCTCTCAGCTCTCCAGTTCGGTTCAGTGCCGACCTCACCTTCGGAGCTTGCAGCAATGATTGTGTATTTCATCGATTCTAATGATGATACCCACATTGCCTCATTGATTTCCGACTTTTGATTGGCCTATTACAAGTTTGATGTGATATTACCATTGCAACGAATATTTACTCGGGATAGGGGGACCTTGGCTTTCTCGATCTATCAGAAGGTGCTACACTCCTTCATCCTATAAGCAAACCAATGTCTAGTGGGCTAAATGATTTGCCACTAAATTATTAATATCGCAAGATTATCTATTAATtgatatgaaatccaaaataacaataaataattatatataaaaaatacaacACAATGATTTATTTAATTAGGCCTTGGTCTATGTCCATAGATGAAGATGGATAAAAATTTCACCATATCAAAAGATGGAATataaagaaaataagaaataatCTCTATAGCACGACcgcttaaataataaaagatgtgattataatatatagtcattaaattttaaaacaatgaaataagattaaaatatccaaagaatcaactaaaatttaaaaataacttgCATCTGTACTATGAGAGTTGTGCCCCCTGCACCCCCACAAGAGGTCAGTAGTGGGCTCTAAGCTTAAACTTGGCAAGCCAAAGTCCTCCGCTATCACCGTACCGTAGATCTAATGAAAAATCTCTCTGAATCACCTTCTTAGAAGTAATCGAATAAGATGATAAATCAAGCCATACAAAATTCAAGTCGCACCCAACAATTATATTCAAGCTAACATCATTTTATTGATAGTTGTGTCCTAtgctctctctttatttttcgtATTCTTTCCCACTCATCGATCTTGCACGCACACCCGTCCCTCCTCCCTATACATGTGCATGGAATCCACTCTATTTACTTTCTTTAATAGATTATGAGGGAAGTCTCTCATTTCCTCCGGATTACTGTCAGAAAAAGAAATAGAGAATGGGAAGGGAAGAAGTGATCCTTCTGGAGGACATTAATTGCTACTCCAATCCCACATTTTCTGAAGTACGTAATCTAATTTAGAGGATGATGTTATTTTGGATACAAAAGGACAAGTTTGAATTGCGGAAGTCATGCACTCTTCTTACAAGCTCTTCAACTTCTTTAATCCATGCTGTCATCTCTTCACACTATTCTTCCTCTTCCATGCGTGACCTAACTAGTTAATCATCTCAACCAGTcataaaaatctttcaaattgaatGTTTCTGATTATTTTGGTTATTGACTTTAATCATTGAATCCATCATTTATTTGCTTAAATCGACCTCCGATATGTTTATTGTAGATGGCCCaggatcaatcaaaatttaagaCGGGTATTCAAGACTTCATCCATAATTGGTGCCTCATGGATCGGACAAGAGAAGCAACTTGGACTCAAAAACATGGTTTAGCTTGTAGATGCCGACTTGATGGTGATCATGCAAAATTAAAGAACCATCAGGCAAAATACATGGCGTGTTAGGGCACCTAGCGGCCCTCTCTATGATGCTTGATGTGAGGTTGGACAAGGAGCATCCATGTGGAACTCGGAAGTCACTAGTCTACCTCTTAACAGTGGGGTACCCGCGATATTTCTCTACCGAAACCCATCCTACACCTACTATAATAAACATTAGACGTGACCAGTTTCAAGTGCGCGTTTTGTGTAATAGAAGATACATATTATACCGGGAAGGTCGGGTCTCTAAAACCATGTTATAATTGTTATTCTAGACTTGATGATCAAATTTGAGATTCTTGGAGTATCATTTCAAGCAAGGCAAAGCTATGATGAGGAAAGACTCATGCTACCCTTGCAGCTCGGTTCTTCTTGCAAGAAATATTAGTTGGACCAGGTAGTGGTCCACGGAGAACCTGGTCCAGCTAATATTTCTCACATCTGGGACGGCTGCGATCCaacggtcaaaaaaaaaaaaaaaagttttctgcCGCGAGGTTTTCTTGCTTTATCCAATGCCAATGCCCAGCGCCTTGTTACGAGGATATATACTATTTCCGTCAATTTTCGAGTGAAGTCAAAGTGGTTGGGCTCATGCATAAAGGCTGTGTCTGCCTACTTATACtagtttgatttaatttatctgatttatttaaaaaaaaaggggaCCGTCTCTGCCCATTTCTCCTTCATTAAAAAGGGTTGCATGGAAAGGGCAATGCCCTTATGTATGACCTTCGCCTCCCATGAATCTGTAGAATACGAAAACACGTACCTCCTCCCCTTTCGCCGGTCTTCCCGTCCCCCAGTCTTCCCGGTACATTCAACAAGAAGCTTCCCTTCTTATCCAGTTCCCCTCTCATGTCTTTCAATCCCAACTGCTCCTAACCGTACttttaactctctctctctctctctctctctctctctctccatccatccatccatccatctctCTCTCCTCCCAGATGTCCTCCAAGTAGGTTCATTAATGATGAACTCTAAACCGTAAACCATCAATGCTCATGTGATCTTCTTTATAAAATCCCCACTAAATCTGTCATCGTTGCGGCCAAACCTACACCATGAAGTCCAAaaccctcctctccctccttACCCCTATCCAACTGCTCCAAGcctccttcttcctcctcctaGCTCTAACTCTAACCTTCCATGCCCTCCTCTCTTCCACTCCTACGCTCCTTCTCAACCAAAAGCTTCTGCTCTTCCTCTCTACCCATAGAAcgctcctcttctctcttctttggtGCACTTTGGTAGCCCTCATCGCCTACCTCTCCACGAGGCCCCACCCGGTCCTGCTCCTTGACTACGCATGCTTCCAGCCTGACGCCGACCGCAAGTGCAGCTACGAAGTCTCCGAGTACTTCGTTCGGCGAAGCCGCCGCTTCTCCACCACCAGCGAGGAATTCATGCGCGGCATCTACCTCAAGTCGGGCCTCGGCGACGAGACCTACGCCCCTCCCTTCATCTTCCAGTACGACTACGAGGCCAAGCTTCGCTCCGCCGTGCAGGAGGCCGAGGAGGGCATGATCGCCAGCGTCGACGCCGTCCTCTCCAAAACCCACGTTCCCGCCGCTGCCATCGACCTGCTTATCGTCACCTGCGGTATGTTCACCCCCTGCCCCTCTCTTGCCACCGTCCTCGTCAACCACTACCGCCTCCCCGACACCGTCGCCACATATAACCTCAGCAGCATGGGGTGCAGCTCCGGCGCCGCCGCCATTGACCTCGCCGGAAGGATCCTTTCCGGCGCACGCCGAGTCCGCTACGCCCTTGTCGTCATCACCGAGAGTATAAGCCTTAACTGGTACTTCGGCGACAACCGTTCGATGCTGGTCACCAACTGCATCTTCCGCGTCGGCACGGCGGCGGCGCTGCTGACCAACGACGGGTCTCGCCGCGGCGCCGCCAAGATGGAGCTCCTTCGCGCCCTGCGGACCCACCACGGCGCCGACGACGCCTCGCACCGCGCCGCCTTCCAGGAGGAGGACGAAGCCGGCAACCTCGGCATCGCCTTGAAGAAGGACCTCATCCGCGTCGCCGGCGAGGGGCTCCGGGCCCACATAGGGGTCCTGGCTCCGAGGGTTTTGCCGTGGGCCCAGCTGGTGCGGTACGCTTACTGGGAGGTGACCAGATGGTTGAAGAGGGGTGGCGAGAAGCAGCACGTGCCGGACTTCACCACGGCGTTCGAGCACATGTGCATCCACACGGGTGGGAAGGCGGTGATCGAGGCGGTGGCCCGGCTCATGCGGCTCGATGACCGGGTCACGGAACCAGCCCGGATGTGCCTTCACCGGTTCGGCAACACCTCCAGTAGTTTGGTGTTGTACGAGCTGGCCTACTTTGAGGCCAAGGGGAGGATAAGGAGGGGTGACCGGGTTTGGATGTTGGCTTTTGGAACCGGGTTCAAGGTTTGTAGTTTGGTCTGGAAGGCGTTGAAGGATTCGGGTATGGATCCTGATAACCCGTGGAAAGACTCCATCCATAGGTACCCGCTGAAGGCGTGGTAGTTTGGAACTTGGTGCAAAAACAAAATTAAAGAAAAGGGAATAAAAAACAGATAAGGGTAAACATATTTACAAAGTGTGAAACTTAGTGAGGTAGAAGAAAAGGTTATTTGCTTTGTTTCTTCCATCTCTGTCAAGTTTAGGGATGGATTTCGTGAGAATAATAGTAATAATCATGATGATATAATTGTTATATGTGATGAGGTTTGTGTATTAAACCTCAAAAAAAACAGACAAGGTTTGTGTATTCCCTTAATTTTCAATCTATAATTACTTTTACTTATTTTGGGGCTATATTAGACGGGGACATGGGGCTGTTGTAACGCTTTCTAATGCGAGGGGAACAAGGGAAATAATGGGGAGATTGGATGTACTAGGATAATATcagttgaaaaaaaatatatatttttttaaataaattttaaaaaataatatagaggtgctatcataatattattttttttattttttatataaaaaatagaatGAGGGAGACAGACGATCAGCATAGCTACCTCTTTGAGTGTCGACCAATATAGCTATTCTTTGGGCATAATCATGAGGACCCCACTTGATTGAAAAATGTTCGATACAGGACGACAACAGAAGTCGGCTCGGTCCTCCCTCGTCACGTGCGGCGTGAGGGTAAAGAGACAAAGGTTGATTCCAACTGGACTACTACTTGCATGgttctttattatttattaatgttATGGTCTTTATTGTTTATTAATGTTATTGTCTACATTTGTTTTTCTAGAAGGTGTGGGTCCTTAAAAAGGAAGATTTTTATATTACACAATAAACATGTGCAGGGAAGTTCTACAGTCAAGTAAAATTTTCTTCATAGGTTGTACGAAATGGAGCTGTTATTGTTTGATCTTCGTGGTTAATTTCTTTCGTCTGAAAATATTTCTCAACGGGGAAAGTTGCTAGGACCGGTTTAGACATGTTTAAGCGTGGCAAAAGTCCAGTATAATTCCTAAAGGATATACCATGAGGTTATATTTGAGCTCTCCTCCCCGTGTTGGCATGGCCACGATAAATGCGTATTGTGAGGTGGGTGATCACCATTTTGGTCATTAGTTAAACAACGACAGCAGCAACAAAAAACTATAAAAAGCTAAATATACCGAATCAATATTGCTGTTTAACATCTCTGGCATTACCATTCAAGAATCGTTATATCTGGATCGTATTGGCACGATTCCTAGTTGCATCATTCATATTAAACTAAATAATCTAATCGAAACATGGCAAACTAGCTCAATAACTtgatgttttttttctttttgataaaaaGAGAGGCTAGAAAACCACCCAATTTTTATTGTATGGAGTGTAGAATTATGTACGGACAAAAATATTGACATAACAGAAAAGAGATGTTGTCTAAGGGTGATTACAAAATTTCTGCCTCTAAACGGACGGATGGGTATATAGGAAGCCTATTAGTTACACCATTAATTGATGGATAGAATTGAGAAGGAATTGCAAGTTTCTTTCTATTTGTAGAGCAGTCAAATCTAAACTAAAATTCAAACTTGAAATAAATTCAAGATCCATATTTTGATGTAATTTTTGATGGAGACTTGATCAGAAAACTCAAGTCTCACTCTAATCCACCCATCTCCAACCCCCTCCTAAGCCCATCTCTTACCTTTATCGGAATCTCCCAATAAAATAGGTAATCGTCTCTTTCACTCCTTTCTGAAACCTATCTCCTATTTCTATTGGCATTTCCCTCTGGATCGGAAATCGTCTCCATCACTCCACCCTTCCCCCCATAACTTCTCTATCTTAGCCGCCCTCTGAATAGGTCAATCAACTCAAGTCATTTTTATAGAAAATCATCAATCAACTCAAATCATTTAAAGGGGTGTTTGGTTTACGGCCAGGATTGGGACAAATTGAAATAGGAATCACAATGATCATATCCTCCGAAATATTTGGTTTTTGGTCAAAATTAAAATAGAGATTTAAATCCTTAAGGAAGAGTTTAGATTTCAGGAGAAATATTCTTCGTCGAAATCGAAATGAGAATGGGACCCTCTCCAATCAAACAGTTGGAACGAGAGTTATCcattttcattctcatttcaGACTCTAactctttctaaaaaaaatatccccTAAAATCCAAACAAGTTGAATAATATTGTGGTGGATTCAATATCAACTATTTCTTCACAAACATCATCACAACTAGACTTCAAATAGTAGCTACCTATTCAACTTCAATGTCCAAGCTACCATGCCGGCATGTTATGATGCATTTTTTATAGGACGGCAAAATATACTCTGACTTATCAATCTAATCCATATTCGACCTGTCATAAGCAAGTTTGAATTTAGACCATATAGATTGGAGTTGTAAACAGATCAACTCATTTAACTAGTTTAATATTCGAGTTTGATTCAAATTTCAAATGTTTGATCCATTTAACTCATTTGATATTCATatcagataaatttagatatggcCATTGGGCCATATCTAGCATGGCCCAGCCCAGGCCCATCAGGCCACAGTCCAAACGGACTGTGCTGCTTTGGTCTACTCCAAgtgatcatcaccgacaacgaccGACAATTCGATAATGTtaggtttgaaaaattttgtgtaaAGTACCATATTATCCATAGATTTACCTCGATCGGGCACCGGCAATCTAATGAAGAAGCTGAGATAACCAATAGGATAATTCTACAAAGTCTGAAGATAAGAATCAATCAAGCCAAAGGATATTGGGCTAACGAACTCTCCAGCATCCTATGGTCTTACCAAACAACTCCTTGGATCCCGATCAGAAGTTGTGATTTCAGTTGAAATCAGCCTAACTTCGACTCGGATGGAGCACTACAACGAACGGACCAATTCGAACAAGCGACGAGCTAATATGGACTTACTCGACGAGATCCAGAGACAAATCCAACTAAGGATGGCTTCATATCAACAAAGGATAGCTCAGCTCAGTACTATAACTTCTGAGTTAAGTCCAAAATCTTCCAAGTCGGAGACCTAGTCCTCAAGAGAGCCGAAGTCTCTAGGCCGATCGAGCAAAAAAAGTTGTCTCCAAATTGAAAAGGTCTTTACAAGGTTTCAGCGGTTCTACGACCTGGAGCATATAAGATCGGGAGCTTGGATGGCACAAAGATTCTTCGAATTTGGAACACCAAGAATCTACGGATATATTATCAATAAGACATCtcgtaaataaaaatttttctttctacaaTTATGTATTAAACAACTTCTCTTGGCCGAATTAGAGGTCATCTCGACCAGGTCCGAGGTGCGACGATGGAAACCCTTGGTCAAGGACCAAGGCCATCTCGATCAAATTCGAGGTGCTGCATACGACGACGCTCTTCTACGATGGAATGACCTACAACAAAAATACTCATCAAGGGCCTAAGTCACCTCGATGATTTTCAAGGTGCAGTGTGATCAAAATATTGATAAGACACTAGGTCACCTCGACAAAATCTGAGGTACAACAGCAGTACTGATGAAACACGAGGTCATCTCGATAAAATTTGAGGAGGAACTCCTAAGATGTCATCGAGAAGCCCCTCCAGAATGAGTCGACCATGACCTCGGTGAGATCGACACTACATGGGACAGGTGATTCGAGATGTTTCTCTGACTTAAAAAACTCCTCCAGATGTCAGCAACTTAGTCGCTAGTACCCGACGAGACGTTATTCGGTTAATGCCTGTTTAATGGAGCAGTGGAGTCTGACAACTATTAGCATGCTAGATATGGCCGAAGGGCCGCTAGATTATAAGCTATAGTTCGCAGCGCAGATCCAGACGAAATCCGACGTTATTCGGCTAATGCCCGTTTAACGTAGCCATAGAGTCTGACAATTGTTAGCATACCAAATATGATCGAAGGACTGCTAGAGTATAAGCTATAGTTCACAGTACAGACTCAAGCGAAACCCGACATTATTCGGTTAATATCCGTTTAACGGAGCCATGGAGTTCAACAACTGTTAGCATGCCAACTCTGACCGAAGGGCCGCTGGAGTATATGCTTCAGTTTGCGACGTAGATCCAGACCAAAAAAGTTGTAGTTAGTCAACTTGTCCCCGATTGACCAAGGATCAGTTGACCCCAAATAAAGTGAAAGTACATCATGCTCCGCACCTCAACTACCATGCTTCGAACTCGACAAGATGCTCCATAGAACAGCGACTTGCACCTCGAGACAATAAGTCCATGGCATGCGGCTTTCGAGGATGATCGTCGAGAAGTACTACTCTGACCCACACATCGATTAACTCCTTTCGTCGGATGAAAATTATGTAATCAGACTTAAAAGTTAGGGGACAACTATTGGAGTAGGTCCTCGTCTCATAACCAACCTCAACCGAAGGCCACCTTGAAAAAAATTGATCTCATCAGAAGATCGTGGTCCCCAGAAAGTCAGTCTCACCTGGAGACCGATCTTGTCTGAAACCTGAGATCGATAAAAATCTGACCTCAACATCATCTAAAAATGGCCAGTCCAAGTTGAAGACTACATCGGCCATCAACCGATTAGTTTCTCTAGTGGCATCGGCAAGAAACCGACGTACTTGTCTGTCGCGACAGTCCTGATCCACAGATCGGATACTTCAGTTGAGTACAGCACCTGATACTTCAAGTCGGTCATTTACCGACCTAACTTACCAACCCTACTTAGCGAGTCTAGGACTGCTGGCATCCGTGACACTCACCTCGGACTGCTTCCAATCAATTTCATCTCGCTCCAACCAGTGACCGACCTGGATATCGACATCAACCGAATAGTGGGTGGTCAAGTGAGGCTGTTATGCGGTTATGTCGAGTCATA
Coding sequences within it:
- the LOC105047720 gene encoding 3-ketoacyl-CoA synthase 4; this encodes MKSKTLLSLLTPIQLLQASFFLLLALTLTFHALLSSTPTLLLNQKLLLFLSTHRTLLFSLLWCTLVALIAYLSTRPHPVLLLDYACFQPDADRKCSYEVSEYFVRRSRRFSTTSEEFMRGIYLKSGLGDETYAPPFIFQYDYEAKLRSAVQEAEEGMIASVDAVLSKTHVPAAAIDLLIVTCGMFTPCPSLATVLVNHYRLPDTVATYNLSSMGCSSGAAAIDLAGRILSGARRVRYALVVITESISLNWYFGDNRSMLVTNCIFRVGTAAALLTNDGSRRGAAKMELLRALRTHHGADDASHRAAFQEEDEAGNLGIALKKDLIRVAGEGLRAHIGVLAPRVLPWAQLVRYAYWEVTRWLKRGGEKQHVPDFTTAFEHMCIHTGGKAVIEAVARLMRLDDRVTEPARMCLHRFGNTSSSLVLYELAYFEAKGRIRRGDRVWMLAFGTGFKVCSLVWKALKDSGMDPDNPWKDSIHRYPLKAW